GAAGCCGAAAAGGCCCGTACCGAAATGGCGAGCCTGCAAGCTTCCAATGAGAAGCTGCTCCAGGAAGCGCGCATCGAAAGGGATGCCATGCTGAAGGATGCCCGCGACATGAAGGACAAGATCGTCGCCGAAGCCAAGAACAAGGCCAAGGATGAAGCCGATCGCCTGATCGTGGCTGCAAGGGAAACCATCAAGAACGAAAAGATGGCAGCCATCACCGAGTTGAAAAACCAGGTGGCTACCCTGTCCATCGACATCGCTGAGAAGATCCTGCGCAACGAACTCACCCAGGAAGAGAAGCAGAAGAACCTGAACTCAACCCTGCTGGACGAGGTTAACCTCAACTAATTGATCACATGAAAGGTTTACGGGCAGCCAATCGCTATGCAAAATCATTCCTGAAACTGGGCATCGACCAGGGGAAGGTGGAAGAATTGTATGCCGACATGAAGTTGGTGGCCAACACCATTCATGACAGTCGCGACCTGGCGGTGATGCTGCACAGCCCCATCGTGAAGACCGACAACAAAATCACCGTGCTGAAGAAAATCTTCGAAAGCAAGATCAGCAAGCCTTCCATGGAGTTTATCAACCTGATCACGCGCAAACGCAGGGAGACGCTGTTGGAAGAGATCGCCAATGAGGTGGTGAAACAATACAAAGAGTACAAGGGGATTATGACCGCCGAGGTAATCGCGGCCGTATCCATGTCGGAAGACATGAAGAAAAAGATCCTCTCGATGATCAGCGAAAAAGCCGGAGCACAGGTGGAACTGATCGAAAAAACAGACCCGTCGCTGATCGGCGGATTTATCATCAAATTCGGCGACAGGCAATATGATGCCAGCGTCGCACACAGGTTGAAGGAGCTGCGCAAGGTGTTCAGCGAAAACCCCTTCATCCGGGAAATGTAAAGCGTAAACGAACAATAATTTCAAGCCATGCCTGAAATCAAACCAGCTGAAGTATCGAATATCCTGCGTGAACAACTCGCCGGCTCAAAGACCGAGTCGGAACTCCAGGAAGTAGGCACCGTACTGCAGGTGGGTGACGGGATTGCCCGCATCTACGGCCTGTCAAAGGTGAAGTCCGGTGAATTGATCGAGTTCGAAAACGGTGTCCGCGGGATCGTGATGAACCTTGAGGAAGACAACGTGGGTGCCGTATTGCTGGGTAACTCCCAGGAGATCAAAGAAGGTGACGTAGTGAAACGCACCGGACAGATCGCCAGCGTGAAAGTGGGCGACGGCATGTGCGGACGTGTGATCAACACACTCGGTGAGCCCATCGACGGCAAAGGCCCGCTTGAAGGTGAACTTTATGAAATGCCCCTGGAGCGCAAAGCGCCCGGTGTAATCTACCGTCAGCCCGTTAACGAACCGCTTCAAACCGGTATCAAGGCCATCGACGCCATGATTCCCGTAGGACGCGGACAACGTGAGCTGATCATCGGTGACCGTCAGACAGGTAAGTCGGCAGTGGCCATCGATACCATCATCAACCAGAAAGAATTTTACGATCGCGGTGAAGCCGTGTTCTGTATCTATGTGGCCATCGGTCAGAAAGGTTCCACCATCGCCAACGTGGTAAAGATCCTCGAAGACAACGGTGCCATGCCGTATACCGTGGTTGTTGCGGCCACCGCATCCGACCCGGCTCCCATGCAGCTGTATTCGGCCTTCACCGGCGCTGCCATCGGCGAGTACTTCCGCGATACCGGCCGCCCCGCACTGATCGTATATGATGACCTGTCCAAGCAAGCCGTGGCATACCGCGAGGTGTCCCTGCTGCTTCGCCGTCCTCCCGGTCGTGAAGCCTATCCCGGTGACGTATTCTACCTGCACTCCCGCCTGCTGGAGCGTTCGGCGAAAGTCATCAACTCAGATAAGATCGCTGCCAACATGAACGACCTGCCCGAATCACTGAAGGGTGTGGTGAAAGGTGGCGGTTCACTGACTGCCCTTCCGATCATCGAAACACAGGCCGGTGACGTATCCGCATACATCCCTACCAACGTGATCTCCATCACCGACGGTCAGATCTTCCTTGAGTCGAACCTGTTCAACTCAGGTGTGCGCCCCGCTATCAACGTAGGTATCTCGGTATCGCGTGTGGGTGGTAACGCACAGATCAAGTCGATGAAGAAGGTAGCCGGTACACTGAAACTCGACCAGGCCCAGTTCCGTGAACTGGAAGCCTTCTCCAAGTTCGGTTCCGACCTCGACGCCGCCACCAAAGCGGTGCTTGATAAAGGTAGCCGCAACGTGGAAATCCTGAAGCAGGGACAGTTCTCTCCGCTGACGGTTGAAGAGCAGATCGCCATCATTTTCTGCGGTACCAAAGGACTTCTCCAGAAGGTACCCGTGAACAAGGTGCGCGAGTTCGAACGCGATTATCTGGCGTTCATGCGCGACAAACACGCAGATGTACTGAAAGACCTGAAATCGGGTAACCTGTCGGACAATGCCATCGCCACGATGGAAAAAGTTGCCGCCGACCTGTCAGCCCGGTACGCAAAATAAGTTGATCATCTTCAATCGCAGTAGACCGTGCCAAGCCTAAAGGAAGTCAGAACCCGGATCACCTCTGTTTCATCCACGTCGCAGATCACCAGCGCCATGAAAATGGTATCGGCTGCGAAGTTGAGACGTGCCCAGGATGCCATCCTTCAAATGAGGCCGTATGCACAAAAGCTGCAGGAACTGCTGTGGAACCTGGGTGCCGCCCTGGAAGGCGATGCTTCAAGTCCGTACGCAGAAACCAACAGTTCCAACAGGGTGCTGCTGGTGGTGATCACCTCCAACCGCGGACTCTGCGGTGCCTTCAACACCAACGTGATCAAGGCAGCCAACCAGCAGATCAGAACCGTTTACGCCGAGCAAATGAAGGCCGGTGAAGTGGACGTGATCACCGTGGGAAAAAAGGCTTCCGATATTTTTCGCAAAGCCACGCACGTGAAACACATCGGCCGTCAGGATCATTTGTATGATGAGCTTGATTTCGCACATGTCGCACCGCTTGCCGAGGAGATCATGAAAGATTACGCGGCAGGTAAATACGGCAAGGTAGAATTGGTGTACAACCAGTTCCGCAACGCCGCATCCCAGGTGATTCAGAAAGAACCCTTCCTCCCGGCTACCCCGCCGGAAGCTGAAGGAGCCTCATCCGAGAAGTTCAGCATCGACTATATTTTTGAGCCGGGAAAGGAAGAGATTGTTCGCGACCTCATCCCGAAATCACTCAAGACCCAATTGTACAAGGCTTTGCTGGATTCACATGCAGCCGAGCATGGTGCACGTATGACCGCCATGCACAAGGCCACCGACAATGCCAAGGAGTTGTTGAAAGAGCTGAAGCTGACCTACAACAAAGCCCGTCAGGCCGCCATTACCACGGAGATCCTCGAGATCGTGGGAGGTGCAGAAGCCCTGAACAACTAGCATCCCGATTTTCATCTGCGTTTCATGCGGGGACAAAAAGCCGTTCCCGTTGCACATGGCCTTTGCTGAATTTGACCTAAATTAGCACAAGCCATCATCACATGCGCGACCAGACCCAAAAGCTCGCCCGTAACCGGTTCCTGTACCTTGCCCTGGCGGTTGTTTTCTTTGCTGCAACCACGATGTTGGGTGTGTTCAAGGGGCAGTCGTACTTCCTTCAGAAGCGCGTGCACACGTTTGAGGAAAAGCTGCACCGGAAAGAACAAGATCTCGATCAGCATCTCAAACACCTGACTGCATGCAAGCGGGTTAGTCAGTGGGACAGCCTGATGGTGAGCGATCAGCAAAGAACCGATCACCTGTTTGAAAAAGATGGGCTTATCTTGCTCTCTTACTACCGGGATTCACTGGTGTACTGGAGTTCCATTGCAGCTCCGCTCAGCAAGCTTTTTTCTGAAAGCTATTTTCAGCGTGATGGTTTGGTGCGTTTGCAGAATGGCTGGTATGAGGTTCGTGTGCTCGCCCGTGGACCATTGGTGGAGGTGGGTCTGATTCTCCTGAAAAACGAATACCCCTATCGGAACAGGTATCTGCAAAGCCAGTTTCATCCGTCGTTCGGACTCCCCCTGACCTACCAAATCAGTCACCAATCGCAGGAGAAGTATATAGACGTGAAGGATTACAAAGGAAAGTTCCTGCTTTCTCTGAGTCCGGTACAGGCAGATGAGGCGAACGGTGATATGGAAGGAAATCCGGTTGCCGTCATATTGGCGGTGCTGGGATTGATCTGTGCGTTGATATACCTGGAGATGGAATGTAAAGTGATGGGACGCAACATCGGATCGGTGGGGGCCGGACTTCTGCTGGTAGGTGCCGTTTTGCTGCTCCGCCACCTCACCCTGCGCATCCGTTTCCCCAATGTGATCTACGGACTCGAAGTGTTCAGTCCGAACTATTACGCTGCATCAGCAGTCTTTCCGTCGCTGGGTGATTTCCTCATCAATGCCATCCTCCTGTTTTACCTGGCGGTGGTGATCAACCGACGGGTGAACTGGAAAAATCCCGCCGTGAAATGGGGCGCTACCGCTAAGATTGCTGTGGCTTCCGTGTTCCTTTTCGCGCTGTACCTGTACGGACGTTTTGTGACCGACCTCCTGCGTGGACTCGTGGAACATTCCAAGGTCTCTCTGAACATCAACGATTTTCTGTCGCTGAATACATACAGTTACATAGGCTTCCTGTCCATGGCCCTGCTGCTGTTTTCTTTTCTCCTGGTGGCGGATAAGTGGGTGAGCTCTACGATTCCGTTCATTTCCGAAGGCATTTCCAGCCTCGGGGGATACATCACGGAAGATACCCAGAAACGGCTGATGATCTGTTTTGGAATCACCTCCACCCTGTTCATTATTTACTCTCACCAGCAGGGTACAGTGGATGTGGCCATGATGGGATGGCCGCTGGTGGTGGTACTATTGGTGGGCTATTTCAAGCGAAGGCCGGAGCACGCTTATACGTTTCCGAAACTCATCCTGATTGTGCTGTTCTTTTCCCTGCTGGCAACCAAGATTCTGTACAAGTACAACGAGATCAATGAGCGGAAGAACATGGATTACCTGGCAGGGGTGCTGGCTGATGAACCGGACCATATCGGTGAGGTGTTGTTCAAAGACATGGAAGAGCGCCTGCTGAAGGATGAGGATCTGAAGAACTATTTCAGTGCCCGGCGTAAGCCATCCAGTGTGCAGCGTCTGAAAGAGAAAATCCTGCAAAACTACTT
The DNA window shown above is from Flavobacteriales bacterium and carries:
- the atpG gene encoding ATP synthase F1 subunit gamma, encoding MPSLKEVRTRITSVSSTSQITSAMKMVSAAKLRRAQDAILQMRPYAQKLQELLWNLGAALEGDASSPYAETNSSNRVLLVVITSNRGLCGAFNTNVIKAANQQIRTVYAEQMKAGEVDVITVGKKASDIFRKATHVKHIGRQDHLYDELDFAHVAPLAEEIMKDYAAGKYGKVELVYNQFRNAASQVIQKEPFLPATPPEAEGASSEKFSIDYIFEPGKEEIVRDLIPKSLKTQLYKALLDSHAAEHGARMTAMHKATDNAKELLKELKLTYNKARQAAITTEILEIVGGAEALNN
- a CDS encoding F0F1 ATP synthase subunit B, translated to MELIQPAIGLLFWMMVSFLVVLFILKKFAWKPILGALKERETSIENALDEAEKARTEMASLQASNEKLLQEARIERDAMLKDARDMKDKIVAEAKNKAKDEADRLIVAARETIKNEKMAAITELKNQVATLSIDIAEKILRNELTQEEKQKNLNSTLLDEVNLN
- the atpH gene encoding ATP synthase F1 subunit delta; this encodes MKGLRAANRYAKSFLKLGIDQGKVEELYADMKLVANTIHDSRDLAVMLHSPIVKTDNKITVLKKIFESKISKPSMEFINLITRKRRETLLEEIANEVVKQYKEYKGIMTAEVIAAVSMSEDMKKKILSMISEKAGAQVELIEKTDPSLIGGFIIKFGDRQYDASVAHRLKELRKVFSENPFIREM
- a CDS encoding F0F1 ATP synthase subunit alpha, yielding MPEIKPAEVSNILREQLAGSKTESELQEVGTVLQVGDGIARIYGLSKVKSGELIEFENGVRGIVMNLEEDNVGAVLLGNSQEIKEGDVVKRTGQIASVKVGDGMCGRVINTLGEPIDGKGPLEGELYEMPLERKAPGVIYRQPVNEPLQTGIKAIDAMIPVGRGQRELIIGDRQTGKSAVAIDTIINQKEFYDRGEAVFCIYVAIGQKGSTIANVVKILEDNGAMPYTVVVAATASDPAPMQLYSAFTGAAIGEYFRDTGRPALIVYDDLSKQAVAYREVSLLLRRPPGREAYPGDVFYLHSRLLERSAKVINSDKIAANMNDLPESLKGVVKGGGSLTALPIIETQAGDVSAYIPTNVISITDGQIFLESNLFNSGVRPAINVGISVSRVGGNAQIKSMKKVAGTLKLDQAQFRELEAFSKFGSDLDAATKAVLDKGSRNVEILKQGQFSPLTVEEQIAIIFCGTKGLLQKVPVNKVREFERDYLAFMRDKHADVLKDLKSGNLSDNAIATMEKVAADLSARYAK